In one window of Mesoplodon densirostris isolate mMesDen1 chromosome 4, mMesDen1 primary haplotype, whole genome shotgun sequence DNA:
- the DEGS2 gene encoding sphingolipid delta(4)-desaturase/C4-monooxygenase DES2: MGNSAGRSDFEWVYTDQPHTQRRKEMLAKYPAIKALMRPDPHLKWLVLGMVLAQLLACWLVRGLAWRWLLFWAYTFGGCVNHSLTLAIHDISHNTAFGTGHPAHNRWFAVFANLPLGVPYASSFKKYHVDHHRYLGGDGLDVDVPTRLEGWLFCTPARKLLWLALQPFFYSLRPLCVHPKAMTRMEVFNALAQLAANATIFTLWGLKPMVYLLASSLLGLGLHPISGHFVAEHYMFLKGHETYSYYGPLNWITFNVGYHMEHHDFPSIPGCNLPLVRKIAPEYYDHLPQHYSWVKVLWDFVSKDSLGPYARVKRVCKLAEDGL, encoded by the exons CCAAGTACCCGGCCATCAAGGCCCTGATGCGGCCGGACCCTCATCTCAAGTGGCTGGTGCTGGGGATGGTGCTGGCGCAGCTGCTGGCCTGCTGGCTGGTGCGGGGCCTGGCATGGCGCTGGCTGCTCTTCTGGGCCTATACCTTCGGGGGCTGCGTGAACCACTCGCTGACGCTGGCCATCCACGACATCTCGCACAACACGGCCTTCGGCACGGGCCACCCTGCCCACAACCGCTGGTTCGCCGTCTTCGCCAACCTGCCCTTGGGTGTGCCCTACGCCTCCTCCTTCAAGAAGTACCACGTGGATCACCACCGCTACCTGGGCGGCGACGGGCTGGACGTGGACGTGCCCACGCGCCTCGAGGGCTGGCTCTTCTGCACGCCGGCCCGCAAGCTGCTCTGGCTGGCGCTGCAGCCCTTCTTCTACTCGCTGCGGCCGCTCTGCGTGCACCCCAAGGCCATGACCCGCATGGAGGTGTTCAACGCCCTGGCGCAGCTGGCGGCCAACGCCACCATCTTCACCCTCTGGGGGCTCAAGCCCATGGTCTACCTGCTGGCCAGCTCCCTACTGGGGCTGGGCCTGCACCCCATCTCGGGCCACTTTGTGGCTGAGCACTACATGTTCCTCAAGGGCCACGAGACCTACTCCTACTATGGGCCCCTCAACTGGATCACTTTCAACGTGGGCTACCACATGGAGCATCACGACTTCCCCAGCATCCCGGGCTGCAACCTGCCCCTG GTGCGGAAGATTGCGCCCGAGTACTACGACCACCTGCCCCAGCACTACTCGTGGGTGAAGGTGCTCTGGGACTTTGTGTCCAAGGACTCCTTGGGGCCCTACGCCAGGGTGAAGCGGGTGTGCAAGCTGGCGGAGGACGGCCTGTGA